A single Macaca mulatta isolate MMU2019108-1 chromosome 15, T2T-MMU8v2.0, whole genome shotgun sequence DNA region contains:
- the LOC144334790 gene encoding uncharacterized protein LOC144334790 has translation MGKPSAGSELSISPEPFWNLPKLAVYYDEAALSHSRNRVSDLLQDTGLAGKGERLNSASKSCTRLCRRPGPAPAGPAPPHCACAVGRRRQAPGRRGRRSSAGAVRVRPGCWGAGGVRGEGAGAGRRRLARAGAGGSANERRRNPWACGLQPRRPAGEARAGRAWVVRGCGPPAGQGCGGLPGGAGERGPRGARRSIVQRAAPAQRPLPAGPRRGPGRGGPGPPGGRALLCSPAPTPQSPHLRRPPPTWPPPSRPQFPGRRRPLSARFVWSRAGRPAGRGRRRCAVGRGEGALRQNAGGEGERCIIPGRRRGRGGGRGGTPARRVGSPRGRGPALGPPLPGPGDGRGPCKLRAPRMRGFPRRRNAHRPVLAPAQPLS, from the exons ATGGGGAAGCCATCCGCAGGCTCTGAACTGTCAATAAGCCCTGAGCCGTTCTGGAACTTGCCCAAgctg GCGGTTTATTACGATGAGGCTGCGCTGTCGCACTCGAGGAACCGGGTCAGTGACCTGCTGCAGGACACGGGGCTGGCGGGGAAGGGAGAGCGCCTGAACTCAGCCTCCAAGTCCTGCACTCGACTCTGCAGGA GACCGGGCCCCGCCCccgccggccccgccccgccccactgCGCCTGCGCAGTCGGCCGTCGGCGCCAGGCGCCGGGGCGGCGCGGCCGTCGCAGTTCGGCGGGCGCAGTGCGCGTGCGCCCTGGCTGCTGGGGGGCGGGCGGCGTCCGCGGCGAGGGAGCGGGGGCGGGGAGGCGCCGTCTGGCTCGGGCTGGGGCCGGCGGGAGCGCGAACGAGCGACGGCGGAACCCGTGGGCCTGTGGACTGCAGCCGCGGCGGCCAGCAGGTGAGGCTCGCGCAGGGCGGGCGTGGGTCGTGAGAGGGTGCGGGCCGCCGGCAGGCCAGGGGTGCGGCGGCCTGCCCGGGGGCGCAGGTGAGCGCGGCCCgcgcggggcccggcggagcatTGTCCAGCGGGCGGCGCCCGCACAGCGCCCCCTGCCGGCCGGGCCACGGCGGGGACCCGGGCGGGGCGGGCCTGGGCCTCCGGGCGGGCGCGCGCTCCTTTGTTCGCCGGCCCCCACTCCTCAGTCCCCCCATCTCCGCCGCCCCCCGCCAACATGGCCGCCACCCTCCCGTCCCCAGTTCCCCGGCCGCCGCCGGCCCCTTAGCGCGCGCTTTGTTTGGAGCCGGGCGGGGAGGCCCGCGGGCAGGGGGCGGCGGCGCTGCGCAGTCGGGCGCGGGGAGGGGGCGCTGCGCCAGAATGCGGGCGGGGAGGGGGAGCGTTGCATAATCCCGGGCCGGCgacgggggcggggcggggggaggggcggGACCCCGGCGCGGCGGGTCGGGTCACCCCGGGGACGCGGGCCTGCCCTCGGGCCACCCCTCCCAGGCCCGGGGGATGGCCGCGGACCTTGCAAGTTGCGGGCTCCGCGGATGCGCGGGTTTCCGCGGCGCCGGAACGCCCACCGGCCAGTCCTCGCGCCCGCGCAGCCCCTTTCCTGA